In one Denitratisoma sp. genomic region, the following are encoded:
- a CDS encoding sensor domain-containing diguanylate cyclase, whose product MAHPRIFDRRSLLALLALLLFAGFFTTTLIGYFVSKEAIRDAIIEQDLPLTSSNIYSEIQKDLVRPVLISSTMAHDTFLRDWVLRGERNVGEMSRYLMEVRRRYGAFSSFFVSEKSGLYYTGEGVLKRVRPDEPRDAWYYRVRGMKEDYEINVDPDMANADALTIFINYRVFDFKGDYLGATGIGLTVDAVSRLIAEYQERFRRTIYFVDAQGRVVQLGAGRAGRGADLHAAPGLGPLIDGILREPRGSRQFEAGGDSHILHFNYLPELKWYLFVEQNESAALAGIRRTLFVNLSISLAVTLVVVFLTHLALARYQSRLEEMASTDKLTGLLNRHAFAILAVKLLAEHRREPRPIAVLLADIDRFKEINDRHGHLAGDAVLEAVAQVLQRRLRASDLAVRWGGEEFLLLLKGCELDEARRIAEDLRQAVAASPVAADKLAIPVTISVGVSQFDGKESMDRLIGRADEALYAAKHGGRNRVDVA is encoded by the coding sequence ATGGCTCATCCACGCATATTCGACCGCCGCAGCTTGCTGGCGCTGCTGGCGCTGCTGCTGTTCGCCGGTTTCTTCACTACCACCCTGATCGGCTACTTCGTCTCGAAGGAGGCCATCCGCGACGCCATCATCGAGCAGGACCTGCCGCTCACCTCGAGCAACATCTATTCGGAGATCCAGAAGGATCTGGTGCGGCCGGTGCTGATCTCTTCGACCATGGCGCACGACACCTTCCTGCGCGACTGGGTGCTGCGCGGCGAGAGGAATGTCGGCGAGATGTCGCGCTACCTGATGGAGGTGCGGCGCCGCTACGGCGCCTTCAGCAGCTTCTTCGTCTCGGAGAAGAGCGGCCTCTACTACACCGGAGAGGGCGTCCTCAAGCGGGTCCGGCCCGACGAGCCGCGCGACGCCTGGTACTACCGCGTGCGCGGGATGAAGGAGGACTACGAGATCAACGTCGATCCGGACATGGCGAACGCCGACGCCCTGACCATCTTCATCAACTACCGCGTCTTCGACTTCAAGGGCGACTACCTAGGCGCCACCGGCATCGGCCTGACGGTCGATGCCGTCAGCCGGCTCATCGCCGAATACCAGGAGCGCTTCCGGCGCACCATCTATTTCGTCGATGCGCAGGGGCGCGTCGTCCAGCTCGGCGCCGGCCGCGCCGGCCGGGGCGCCGACCTGCATGCCGCGCCCGGCCTCGGGCCGCTCATCGACGGCATCCTGCGAGAACCGCGCGGCTCGCGCCAGTTCGAGGCCGGCGGCGACAGCCACATCCTGCACTTCAACTACCTGCCGGAGCTGAAGTGGTACCTCTTCGTCGAGCAGAACGAGTCGGCCGCCCTGGCCGGCATCCGCCGCACGCTGTTCGTCAACCTGTCCATCAGCCTGGCGGTGACGCTGGTGGTGGTGTTCCTCACCCATCTCGCCCTGGCCCGCTATCAGAGCCGCCTCGAGGAGATGGCCTCGACCGACAAGCTGACGGGACTGCTCAACCGCCACGCCTTCGCCATCCTCGCCGTCAAGCTGCTGGCCGAGCATCGCCGCGAGCCGAGGCCGATCGCCGTGCTGCTGGCCGACATCGACCGCTTCAAGGAGATCAACGACCGCCATGGCCACCTGGCGGGGGATGCGGTGCTGGAGGCCGTGGCCCAGGTGCTGCAGCGGCGGCTGCGCGCCTCCGACCTCGCCGTGCGCTGGGGCGGCGAGGAGTTCCTGCTCCTGCTCAAGGGCTGCGAGCTCGACGAGGCGCGCCGCATCGCCGAGGACCTGCGCCAGGCCGTCGCCGCATCGCCCGTCGCCGCGGACAAGCTGGCGATTCCCGTGACGATCAGCGTCGGCGTCAGCCAGTTCGACGGCAAGGAATCGATGGATCGCCTGATCGGCCGCGCCGACGAGGCGCTGTATGCCGCCAAGCATGGCGGACGCAACCGGGTGGATGTGGCCTAG
- a CDS encoding EF-hand domain-containing protein: MAIGAIIGLISSVVSIARAFSPSEPAQAAQPQQAADKLFAKLDELGRGEIGSADLQSAFDRIRADATGSSDRLFSKLDADGDGKLTQSEFSGSINRLADQLDQHYMRLRLHGEDALPRPPADAGFTRDELTGQLSNLVSNFDRADANGDGRVSVREARAFARGNAADPAAAVRSAAADNRNVEMMLQVVRLMQAYGVVQGSTTTAGANNDGNNTAASGLSVLG, encoded by the coding sequence ATGGCGATTGGCGCAATTATCGGGCTCATCTCATCGGTGGTGTCGATTGCACGGGCGTTCAGCCCGTCCGAGCCGGCGCAGGCGGCGCAGCCGCAGCAGGCGGCGGACAAGCTGTTTGCCAAGCTGGACGAGTTGGGCCGGGGCGAGATCGGCAGCGCCGACCTGCAGTCGGCCTTCGACAGGATCAGGGCGGACGCCACGGGCAGCTCCGATCGGCTCTTCTCGAAGCTCGATGCCGACGGGGACGGCAAGCTCACGCAGAGCGAGTTCTCGGGTTCGATCAACCGACTGGCCGACCAGCTCGACCAGCATTACATGCGCCTGCGCCTGCACGGCGAGGACGCCCTGCCGCGGCCGCCGGCCGATGCGGGCTTCACCCGGGACGAGCTGACCGGCCAGTTGTCGAACCTCGTCAGCAATTTCGACCGGGCGGATGCCAACGGCGACGGACGGGTCAGCGTGAGGGAGGCGCGGGCCTTCGCGCGGGGCAATGCCGCCGATCCCGCTGCGGCCGTCCGCAGCGCCGCAGCGGACAACCGGAACGTGGAGATGATGCTGCAGGTCGTGCGGCTGATGCAAGCCTACGGCGTCGTCCAGGGCTCCACCACCACCGCCGGTGCCAACAACGACGGCAACAACACCGCCGCCTCGGGCCTCTCGGTCCTCGGCTAG